Within the bacterium genome, the region GTGCTTCGCGAGAGTTTTACTCAGCCGACCGATGTCCGCTGCCGCCTGACCGCCCGGCTGTTCTCACCGAACAACACGGTGCTGCTGGAACGCTCACGAGCCGTTGAGCCCCAAGCCGATCCGGCCGCTGATGAGCCGGGATTCAAAGTGCTGAACAACTTTGTCGCCGAGCTGCTCCGCCGGCCGCTGGCGCCGGGGCCGACGCTTACGACGCCGTTTCACAATCCCCGCGACGGCTGGATTTTTTTCGCTCTGCCGGGCCTTTCAGATAGAGTGAAAGCGGAGTTGAACCAGCGTGTTTCATTGAAATGGCGACTGAATCCCTTGGACCGTACGCCGGAGGCCATGCTCCATCTCCCCAAAGGCACGCATACCTTGCAGCTGAGCGGACTCGGAAGCGGAGAGCTGATCGTTCGCGCGGTGCCGGAGATCATCTACAGCCAGTATCCGAGCACGCCGCATCTTGAACCCTTTGGCCCTTATGACTGGGTATTTTTAACGCGCCATGTGCTCTCAGAGGTCAATACTCTGGTGACCGGCGGGGTTCCGGATCGTTTGGAAGAGTGGCAGGCGGAGGGACGCAAGTGGCTGGTTCATGCCTCTCTGCCGGGTCTCGGCGAAAAAATTCCACCGTCGGCCGATCAAGTCTACAGCACCTGGGCGTCGAATCCGGGCGTCACGCAGCCCGAGTTCGGCGGAATCATCGTCGATGAGTTCATGCTTACTTCGAGTGAACGCTATCAGCCGTGGACTGAGGCGATGGTCCGGCTGCACCAGCATCCCGGCTTTGCCGGAAAGCAGTTTTATGCCTATTGCAACGATCTTTTTCAGAATCCCTATCTGCCGGCCTTTAGTTTCAGTCAGACGCTTTTGCTCCACAATGGCCGGTTTGCCCTGGAGCGATATCTGCCGCTGCCGGCCACAGAGGCTGAGGCCCGCGCGCAGTTTGACAAAGAATTCCGCCATGCGTCCCTTGTCGGCGCTCACCAGCTGCCCGGATTGAACGAGCATCTGGTGATTGTCCTCGGCTACATGTCCGATCCGCCGGAGATGCTCAACCGCCTGCCGCAGATCAATTACAAGGCGTTCATCGATATGCAGATGAACTTTCTGGCCACAGATCCCGCAATGAATGGTTTGTTCGGCATCCAGGAGTATCTGTCGAGCTATGCGGATGAGGAGGTGTTGCGCTGGGCTCATCGCTTGTTCCGGCACTATTGCATTGAAGGAAAACGAACCCGCTTCACCTCAGAGCCGTACCTTCTGCCGCATATTAAAAATCCGGATTTTCTTGACGGAATGGACGGCTGGCAGGCGGAACCGGCTGAGAGCGGCGCCATTCAGCCGGGAAAATTGGAAGGTTTCAGCTGGCTGCAGGGGCGCTACCCGCGCATCGCGCAGGGCGATCAGGGGATGTTGTTCAAACGGTCCAGCCGCGGGCCGAACCGGCTGCATCAGCGGCTGCAAGCTCTGCAGCCCGGCCACTGGTACTCGGTAAAGCTGATCTCCGCAGACGTCCTTCATTTGGATGTGAAACAAAAGATGGGATTGGCCGTGGAATTGGACCACGTCCACTTGGATTCGACGCGCAGTTTTCACTATGTTTTCCCCAGCAATTATGCGCATACGTTCGGACCCTATCATGCGGGCCATCCTGCCTGGATCAACTATCAGCGGATCGTTTTCCAGGCTTTGAAGCCGTCCGTTGAATTGACGATTTCTGACTGGCGGGGCACTACTCCCGGCGGCCCGGAAGGGCAGGAGATCCTTTTCAATTTCATTGAAGTGAAACCTTATTTCAGAGAAGAATCAGAGTAAAGGAGCGTCTGAAAAATGAAATTCAAGATATGGGCCATCGCCGCGCTGATCGGCTCAGTTCCTCTGCAACTGTCCGCGCAGTCGGCTGGAAGAGAAAATTTCGACCGCGACTGGAAGTTTCATCTCGGTGATGTGGCAGGCGCCCAACAAACCTCCTTTCTCGACCAGAGCTGGCGAAGTCTGGACGTGCCTCATGACTGGAGCATTGAAGGCACGTTCAAACCTGATCATCCTTCCGGCCATCAGGGCGGCTTGCTGCCCGGAGGCATCGGCTGGTACCGGAAAAAGTTCCGGCTTTCCTCTGTGGAGAATAAAAAATTCTATATCGTGTTCGACGGCGTATACAAGAACAGCACAGTCTATATCAATGGACAGTCTCTGGGCACCCGGCCTTACGGGTATGCCACCTTTCAATACGATCTGACCGATCATGTGCATGCCGGTGAAAACGTGCTGGCGGTGAAGGTGGACAACTCCAAGCAGCCGGATTCCCGCTGGTACACGGGCGCGGGCATTTACCGCCATGTGTGGTTCATCACGACTACGCCCCTCCATATTCGTCCCTGGGGTATTTTTGTAACCACGCCCCAAGTCTCCCGGCGGGAGGCGCAGGTCCAGGTGGCGACTCAGCTGGCCAACGACAGCCAGGAGAACGTCGAGCTGGTGCTGGTATCCTCGATAGTGGATGCTGACGGCAAACGGGTCGCGTCGCAGCGGCAAACCATTCGGTCTGCCGCAGGATCTGTCCTGGCAGTTGAAACCCGGATTCGGGTTAAAACGCCCAAATTGTGGGATGTACAGAATCCGAACCTGTATCGGCTGACCAGCGAGGTTTTTAAAGGTCCGGTGTTGATGGACGCCAATGTCACGCCGTTCGGCATTCGTTCCCTCGCCTGGCACTCGCAAGACGGCTTTTATCTGAACGGTGAAAACGTCATCATTCTCGGGGTGTGCAACCATCATGACCTGGGCTGCCTGGGCGCTGCGGTCAACCACCGGGCCCTGCAGCGGCAGCTGCAACTGCTGAAATCCATGGGCTGCAACGCCATCCGCTGCAGCCATAATCTGATGGCGCCCGAGCTGCTGGACTTGTGCGACGAGATGGGTTTTTTAGTTATGGACGAAGCGTTTGACTGCTGGTATATCGGCAAGGATGCAGCGCCTTATGGCTTTCAAAATTACTTTGACGAATGGCATGAACGCGAGACCGTCGATATGGTCCTGCGCGA harbors:
- a CDS encoding DUF4982 domain-containing protein; the encoded protein is MKFKIWAIAALIGSVPLQLSAQSAGRENFDRDWKFHLGDVAGAQQTSFLDQSWRSLDVPHDWSIEGTFKPDHPSGHQGGLLPGGIGWYRKKFRLSSVENKKFYIVFDGVYKNSTVYINGQSLGTRPYGYATFQYDLTDHVHAGENVLAVKVDNSKQPDSRWYTGAGIYRHVWFITTTPLHIRPWGIFVTTPQVSRREAQVQVATQLANDSQENVELVLVSSIVDADGKRVASQRQTIRSAAGSVLAVETRIRVKTPKLWDVQNPNLYRLTSEVFKGPVLMDANVTPFGIRSLAWHSQDGFYLNGENVIILGVCNHHDLGCLGAAVNHRALQRQLQLLKSMGCNAIRCSHNLMAPELLDLCDEMGFLVMDEAFDCWYIGKDAAPYGFQNYFDEWHERETVDMVLRDRNHPSVILWSIGNEIKEQWFPGSTNGGEIARKLVRLIKQYDPTRFTTSAFNFIREADEKGMTAAVDVVGFNYSIDLYDEIRGKHPNWFYIASETTSQFDSRGVYHFTLDTLVKTFPDCQASAFDDAGGGTTHDKAWRAVKARPWLAGLFVWTGFDYIGEPSPYQNFSVSSYFGIFDLCGFPKDAYFFYKSQWTEEPLVHLLPHWNWRPGQTVDVIAYTNCEEVRLFLNEQPLEVKKMMPEKKLSLRWTLPFAAGILRAEGFRNGRLAAVDTVRTAGDAAKLVLSADKSRLRADSQDLSFITVKITDANGTLCPTADNLVLFEITGQGKIAGVGNGDPVSRESFKGRQRHAFNGLCQAVLQSTDEKGRIELKASSLGLEEAKITVLAE